The sequence TCCCTTTCCGTACGACCCACGGATGACAATCGCAGATCTCGATGCACTGTGTCGTCGGAAAGCACGATGCCACTATCGCCTAAAACGAGCCATTCGACTAAATTGTTTCGTACTCGTGCCATCGCGATAGTTGCACTCGGCGCATCTGGGGCGGCCGGATATTGGCTAAAGTCGATCGCCTGGATAGCACGCGATAATCGGTCCCGCAGGGCCAGGGGCTCGTCGACGGCCAACGCACGATTGAGGTCTTCGACAAAACGGGCAACCGCAGTAGGATCGGTACGTTGATGATCGGGCTGGCTCGCCCCATCGATCACCCACGCCGAGTCACCACTAGTTCCCCACGCGTCTTCGTTCGGATGCTCTCCACTACCTGGAACGGAAGCACCTTGGACACGCAGCGCTTCAGTCACTCCCATTGCGTCCTCCCAACTCTGATTAATGTGTTACTCAAATCTACCGGGAACCTGGTACTACAGCTAGTCCAGCACCAATATCCACAACGGCCCAGCCAGCGCAGCCCGCCAGCAACAAACCGCCCTATGCTTGGGCAGCCAGTTCATCGTCGATATAGACGTTTCGCGAAGCCGCAATGCCCACAACGCCAAGCAGCAGACCCAAGACAACCAACACCATCAAGATCGGCTGGAAAGAGCCAAACGCTTCATAAGCAACACCGATCAGCAGCGGCACGACAGCAGCGACGATATAGCCATACGGCTGGACAAAACCAGATAGCTTCGCGGTGATAAGCGGCGAGCGCGTGCGCGCCGGGATCAAGGCGATAGCCAGCGGGAAGCACCAACCACCAACACCAAGAACGCTCGCCCACAGAAGCGGTGCTGCTGTGGGGGCGACAAGCAATGCGAGGTATCCCCCGGCAGAGAGCCCGCCGAAGACGATAACCCATGGAGTCAGGGTGCGCGAGCGCGCAATCACCGTGGGCATCAGAAGCCCGCCGAGCACACCTACGAAACCAACGATGGACAAGGCTGTAGCGGCCACGGAGTCGGCAACACCAGCGTCAAGCAGGAGTGCTGGCAGCCAGCCCATTTGCACATACCCGTTCATGGACTGAAGGCCGAAAAATAGCAAGAGAGCCAGCGCGGTCTTACTGCGCCACAGGCTGCCTGACAGTTCGCTTTCCGACGCCACGGCCCCCGCATTCGGTATGTCTACCTTGGTGTTCAAGCCTACAAACACCCACACCACAACCTGGAGCACCGCAGGGATCGCCCACAGGGCAAGTGAACTCTGCCACCGTTGAGTGATGAGAGCAGATAGTGGCCCCACGGCACCGGATAATCCGAGGATGGCAGAGTAGATCGTCGTCAGTGCGACGATGTGGCGGCCACCGTACATCTTGATCCAAGCGGGAAGCAGCACATTGGCCACCGCAATGCCAGCGACTACCCCTACCGTGCAGACGATGAAGAGGCTGATGGTTGGAGAAAATGGCCGAATGGCAGTTCCGACAGCTGTTAAGATCGCACCGGCCAGGATCGTCTGGGTCACACCGATTTTTCGTGCGAGGGGAACAGCCCCCAAGCCCATGATGCAGAAAAATGCACCAGGTAGGGCCGTGATAATGCCGGCCAGCGATGCAGGCGCACCGTAATCGGCTAAGACATCGTCGAGAACTGGACCGACCGACGAGATCCCAGCGCGCAGGTTGATCGCGGCAGTCAGCACCGCCGCGAACAACACAAAAGTAGGCATTTAGCTAACCGGTGCCCACTGTGGGCCGGTCTGCCCCAACTCAGGTTCCAGCTTGGCAATCAACGGCTTCGGCTTCGACAACACGGTTCCGGGCTCAACGTCGATGCGCTTCCATACCGCTCGCTGCTGGGTGTAATCGCCGGTGATCACCGGGTAGGTCTGCCCCTTCTGCGGCAGGTTCACGCCCACCAGATCGTGTACTGCTTCGTCGACTACCTCCTTGATCTTAGGAGATGCGGCCCATTCGCCTTCGCGTCCGAGTGTTTCATGCACGGCCTGTGCGGTGTGGGGCAGAAATGGGGTAAGCATGGTGTTGCAGTCGCTGACAAGCTGAAGCGCGGTCCACAACACGGTTGCCAGGCGATCACGCTGCGACTCATCCTTCGCCAGCTTCCAAGGCTCCATCTCGGCGATATAGGCGTTGGCCTCGCCTACCACATGCATCACCTTCGAGATAGCGTTTTTGAACTTGGCTAGCTGCAAGTCGGCGCCGGCCTCGTCGAACGTCGTAGCAGCCAGCTCCAGAATGGCGGTGTCGTCGTCGTTAAGCGTGGAAGGCTGCGGAACCTCTCCGAAGTTCTTGTATGCCATGGACACGGTGCGGTTGACCAGGTTGCCCCAGCCGTTCGCCAACTCGTTATTGACACGCCGAACAAATTCTTCCCAGGTGAAGTCGGTGTCGTTGTTCTCCGGCCCCGCCACCGCAATGAAGTAGCGCAGTGGGTCCGGCCCGAATTCTGCCAGGAAGTCCTTGACGTAAATGACAACACCTTTCGACGAGGAAAACTTCGAACCGCTCATGGTGAGAAACTCCGAAGACACAACCTCCGTGGGCAAGTTCAGCTCACCATACTTGTGCAGCTCACCACCCTTGGATCCCTTTCCGGCGTAGCCCAACAGCTCTGCAGGCCAAATCTGGGAGTGGAAGGTGATATTGTCTTTGCCCATAAAGTAGAAACCCTCGGTGGCGGGATCCTGCCAGAACGTCTTCCACGCGTCAGGGTTTCCGCTGCGCGTCGCCCACTCGATGGAGGCAGACAGATAGCCAACTACAGCATCGAACCACACGTAGAGCTTCTTCGACGGGTTGTCTTCCCAGCCCTCCACAGGGATGGGGATACCCCAGTCAATGTCGCGGGTCATGGCGCGCGGGCGCATATCCTCCAGAAGGTTCAGGGAAAATTGCAGTACGTTCGGGCGCCAGTCTTCACGGCCTTCCAGCCAAGTCTTCAGCGCGTCATGCAGCGCCGGCAGGTCGAGCATAAAGTGCTCAGTCTCGATGAACTTCGGTGTCTCACCATCAATCTTCGAGACGGGATTAATCAGATCGATCGGATCAAGCTGGTTGCCACAGTTGTCGCACTGGTCTCCACGCGCGCCGTCGGCCTTGCAGATCGGGCAGGTTCCCTCGATATAGCGGTCCGGCAAGGTGCGCCCCGTCGTCGGGGAAACAGCACCTTGGGTGGTTTCTTTCACCATATATCCATTGGCGTACAAGCCTTTGAACAGCTCCTGGACTACCGCGTAGTGATTGCGGGTAGTCGTGCGGGTAAACAGGTCATAGGACAGGCCAAGGCCAGCCAAGTCCTCCACGATCTGGCGGTTGTACTTGTCCGCCAGCTCCTTGACGGTGACACCTTCCTTATCGGCCTGAACCAGCAGTGGGGTGCCGTGTTCATCCGTGCCGGAGACCATCAGCACGTTATTACCCCGCATCCGCTGATAACGGGCGAACACATCGGAGGGGACACCAAAGCCGGCGACGTGGCCAATGTGGCGAGGTCCGTTGGCATACGGCCATGCCACGCACACGAGAACATTCGAGGAGGTGGTTTCAGTCATGGTCTCTAGCATAAGTTATGCCCCCAATCCGAGTGGAGTGGAGGCATTACTTGGGCAGGTTACGGCCAGTTGATCGTCGTTAAGCGTTATTTGCGCTTGCTTAGCGCTTGACGACGACGCTCCTTCTGCAGCTCTCGATACGCCTTCTCACGGTGCAGGCGTCGCTCAATAGCCAGCTTCCGGTTGAACTGTTGCTGCTCACGTTGATCCAAGTAGATCACGTCATTGCGCAAATCCTTGACAATCGCAAACATCAGCAGGATCAGGATCACCAAAAATGGGCTAGCGGCCACGATAGTGACGGATTGCAAGGCATTGAGGGCGTCGTCTCCACCTGCAATGAGCAAGGTCATGCCAACGAGCGCGGTGCCGAGGCCCCACAGTGCGGACAACCATGGTTTCGCATTGGCAACACCGTCTTGGGTCATCGAGCCCATGACGGTTGATGCGGAGTCAGCAGACGTGACGAAGAAGGTGCCCAAGAGGATGATCGCAAAGATGGCGACAATCTCACCCAGCGGCAGGTTATACAGCAGGTTAAACAGCTGCGCCTCAGAGGTACCATCACCGTAGATGGACTGGCCACCTTGCTCCATCCAAATTGCGGTACCACCAAAGATGGCGAACCAGACTGTGGACAAGCCAGCCGGAACCAGCAGGATACCCAGACAGAACTCGCGGATTGAACGACCGCGGGAGATTCGTGCTAAGAACATGCCGACGAATGGTGACCAGGAAATCCACCATGCCCAGTAGAAGATGGTCCAGCCACCTAGCCACTCACCTGCAGACCCGTCTGCGGATGCTGCGGTACGCGATGCCATTTCGGCAAACAGGGCCACGTAGGAACCGAGCGACGTTGGCAGCATGTTGAGCAGGTTCACGGTTGGGCCAACCACGAACACGAAGATAGCAAGCAGCGCTGCGATCACCATATTGAAGTTGGACAGGTATTGAATGCCTTTGCCCACGCCTGACATCGCAGACAGGAGGAAGGCCAAAGTAAGAACGGAGACGATGCCGATGATCAGGGTGTTAGAGGACTCTTCGATCCAGCCTGCTGCCTGAAGGCCCGCGGTGATCTGGAGTGAACCCAGGCCAAGGGAACATGCGGTACCAAAGATGGTGGCGAAGACTGCGAGCCCGTCGATGACTTTGCCCAGCCAGCCTTCGGCGCGGCGCTGACCGATCAGGGGGATGAACGCGCTTGAGAGCAATTGTTTGCGTCCCAGACGATAAGACGAGTATGCGATAGCAAGACCGATGATGGCGTAGACCGCCCATGGGTGGAGTGTCCAGTGGAACATGGACTGCGCCATGGCGGTGCCCACCTCGTTCGGCTTGTGACCGGGAACTCCGTCGCGGTAGAACGCTAGTGGCTCAGACGCGCCATAAAACATCAAGCCGATGCCCATACCGGCTGCAAACATCATGGCAATCCATGACGACGTGCGGAATTCGGGTTCCTCGTCGATCGCCCCAAGCCGGATCGAACCGAAGCGGGACATGGCGATGATCAGCACGAACACGACGAAGATGGTGCCGAAGAGGACGAACGCCCAGCCAAAGTTCTCCATCACAAACGAGAAAGAGGTATTAGCAAAGTTGGAGAAGCTCTCCTGGGCTGTCAGACCCCAAATCACTACAGCCGCGACGATGGCGACCAGTGGGACGACGATGGCCCAGTCGATGGGCGCATCCTTGCGGTCGGACAGGTGCTCAATAGCTTCCTCCGGTTCAGCGACCGCAGTTGGACCATCTTCGAGCATCGCAGCGAGCTGACTGGTGGCAGACTCTGACTCAAGATGGTCTCGGACCGTCTCATAGTCAGTGTTGCCTTTGTCAGACTTGCTACCGGGAAATGTTTCGGACACACGTCCCTCGTTGGGATCTGTGCCCTTATCGGTGGGAAAGTCATTGGTGGACATGAGTAACCACAGTGGCCGACTTCGCCAGCCGTTTCAAAGCGAAACCGCAGAGGAATAGCACCTTGCCCCACACAAGTCCAGCAACGTTACCACCTCGTGACCTAGCATTGGTGCTGCTTACACCAAAGAAAGCCCCGCATCTATAACGAAAAGATAACTCTTCGGTGAATGTGGGGGGTGGCGAAAGGGCACGTGACCTAATTTCTTCGTGGTACCGCCTTGACTCTCGGCTTTCTTTGCCATCCGCTTGGTGTAGCGCTTCGCTAATTTCTGGCGGCGCTCGTGATCGCGCATCGCACGGCGCTCATGTGCCAGGCGGGCCGCAAAGATCTGCTGCTCCTGATAATCCTGGTAGATCACGTCCTTTCGCATATCCAGCAGCGTGGATATCATCAAACCAATCATGATCAAGATGAAGGGGCTGGTGGCTACAATGGTGACGTTCTGCAGGTTACCCAAGGCGTCCGCGCTTGGCAGCAGCAAGATCAAAGCCACAGTTGCGGTAAGTAGCCCCCACAGAGCGCTCAGCAGTGGGTTGGCGTCGGAACGCCCGTTCTGGCTGATAAAGAACCACGAGCACACCGAGGCAAAATTCA comes from Corynebacterium cystitidis and encodes:
- a CDS encoding MFS transporter; this encodes MPTFVLFAAVLTAAINLRAGISSVGPVLDDVLADYGAPASLAGIITALPGAFFCIMGLGAVPLARKIGVTQTILAGAILTAVGTAIRPFSPTISLFIVCTVGVVAGIAVANVLLPAWIKMYGGRHIVALTTIYSAILGLSGAVGPLSALITQRWQSSLALWAIPAVLQVVVWVFVGLNTKVDIPNAGAVASESELSGSLWRSKTALALLLFFGLQSMNGYVQMGWLPALLLDAGVADSVAATALSIVGFVGVLGGLLMPTVIARSRTLTPWVIVFGGLSAGGYLALLVAPTAAPLLWASVLGVGGWCFPLAIALIPARTRSPLITAKLSGFVQPYGYIVAAVVPLLIGVAYEAFGSFQPILMVLVVLGLLLGVVGIAASRNVYIDDELAAQA
- a CDS encoding BCCT family transporter is translated as MSTNDFPTDKGTDPNEGRVSETFPGSKSDKGNTDYETVRDHLESESATSQLAAMLEDGPTAVAEPEEAIEHLSDRKDAPIDWAIVVPLVAIVAAVVIWGLTAQESFSNFANTSFSFVMENFGWAFVLFGTIFVVFVLIIAMSRFGSIRLGAIDEEPEFRTSSWIAMMFAAGMGIGLMFYGASEPLAFYRDGVPGHKPNEVGTAMAQSMFHWTLHPWAVYAIIGLAIAYSSYRLGRKQLLSSAFIPLIGQRRAEGWLGKVIDGLAVFATIFGTACSLGLGSLQITAGLQAAGWIEESSNTLIIGIVSVLTLAFLLSAMSGVGKGIQYLSNFNMVIAALLAIFVFVVGPTVNLLNMLPTSLGSYVALFAEMASRTAASADGSAGEWLGGWTIFYWAWWISWSPFVGMFLARISRGRSIREFCLGILLVPAGLSTVWFAIFGGTAIWMEQGGQSIYGDGTSEAQLFNLLYNLPLGEIVAIFAIILLGTFFVTSADSASTVMGSMTQDGVANAKPWLSALWGLGTALVGMTLLIAGGDDALNALQSVTIVAASPFLVILILLMFAIVKDLRNDVIYLDQREQQQFNRKLAIERRLHREKAYRELQKERRRQALSKRK
- a CDS encoding protein phosphatase 2C domain-containing protein; amino-acid sequence: MGVTEALRVQGASVPGSGEHPNEDAWGTSGDSAWVIDGASQPDHQRTDPTAVARFVEDLNRALAVDEPLALRDRLSRAIQAIDFSQYPAAPDAPSATIAMARVRNNLVEWLVLGDSGIVLSDDTVHRDLRLSSVGRTERESVRHLRRGGATIRELRRAQNQLASVERAARNRPGGFWVVSDDPRAVDQAFVGTHQLGPEQAVLLATDGFLDVVNPLQLAWGKNRSPEDLIRVARHSFDTNEKVDDATVVIVGG
- the metG gene encoding methionine--tRNA ligase, with translation MLETMTETTSSNVLVCVAWPYANGPRHIGHVAGFGVPSDVFARYQRMRGNNVLMVSGTDEHGTPLLVQADKEGVTVKELADKYNRQIVEDLAGLGLSYDLFTRTTTRNHYAVVQELFKGLYANGYMVKETTQGAVSPTTGRTLPDRYIEGTCPICKADGARGDQCDNCGNQLDPIDLINPVSKIDGETPKFIETEHFMLDLPALHDALKTWLEGREDWRPNVLQFSLNLLEDMRPRAMTRDIDWGIPIPVEGWEDNPSKKLYVWFDAVVGYLSASIEWATRSGNPDAWKTFWQDPATEGFYFMGKDNITFHSQIWPAELLGYAGKGSKGGELHKYGELNLPTEVVSSEFLTMSGSKFSSSKGVVIYVKDFLAEFGPDPLRYFIAVAGPENNDTDFTWEEFVRRVNNELANGWGNLVNRTVSMAYKNFGEVPQPSTLNDDDTAILELAATTFDEAGADLQLAKFKNAISKVMHVVGEANAYIAEMEPWKLAKDESQRDRLATVLWTALQLVSDCNTMLTPFLPHTAQAVHETLGREGEWAASPKIKEVVDEAVHDLVGVNLPQKGQTYPVITGDYTQQRAVWKRIDVEPGTVLSKPKPLIAKLEPELGQTGPQWAPVS
- a CDS encoding BCCT family transporter; its protein translation is MNFASVCSWFFISQNGRSDANPLLSALWGLLTATVALILLLPSADALGNLQNVTIVATSPFILIMIGLMISTLLDMRKDVIYQDYQEQQIFAARLAHERRAMRDHERRQKLAKRYTKRMAKKAESQGGTTKKLGHVPFRHPPHSPKSYLFVIDAGLSLV